A single genomic interval of Hevea brasiliensis isolate MT/VB/25A 57/8 chromosome 4, ASM3005281v1, whole genome shotgun sequence harbors:
- the LOC110661329 gene encoding electron transfer flavoprotein subunit beta, mitochondrial has protein sequence MKVLVAVKRVVDYAVKIRVKPDKSGVETQNVKMSMNPFCEIALEEALRIKEAGLASEVVAVSMGSAQCVDTLRTGLAMGADRGIHVEATGALYPLTVAKVLKALVEVEKPRLIIMGKQAIDDDCNQTGQMVAGLLGWPQGTFASKVLLDREKQLATVEREVDGGLETLCLDLPAVITTDLRLNQPRYATLPNIMKAKSKVIKKYTPQELNVEIKSDLEVIEVTEPPKRKAGVIVSSVDELIDKLKNEAHVI, from the exons ATGAAGGTACTTGTGGCCGTGAAGCGAGTCGTCGATTATGCTGTGAAGATCAGAGTAAAACCCGACAAG AGCGGAGTAGAGACGCAGAATGTTAAGATGTCAATGAACCCATTTTGTGAGATTGCTTTGGAAGAGGCTCTCCGGATCAAGGAGGCGGGATTGGCATCCGAGGTTGTCGCTGTGAGTATGGGTTCGGCGCAGTGTGTTGATACGCTGCGAACCGGTCTAGCCATGGGCGCTGATAGAGGGATTCACGTGGAAGCTACAGGAGCTTTGTATCCGCTTACTGTGGCTAAGGTTTTGAAAGCGCTTGTGGAAGTGGAGAAACCCCGGCTGATTATTATGGGGAAACAG GCCATTGACGATGATTGCAATCAAACAGGGCAAATGGTGGCAGGGTTGCTAGGTTGGCCTCAGGGGACATTTGCTTCTAAG GTTTTGCTTGACAGGGAGAAACAACTAGCAACTGTAGAAAGAGAAGTGGATGGTGGTCTTGAGACTTTGTGTTTAGACTTGCCTGCAGTAATCAC CACTGATTTGAGACTGAACCAACCAAGGTATGCAACACTGCCAAACATCATGAAGGCAAAATCCAAGGTCATCAAAAAGTACACACCACAGGAGTTGAATGTGGAAATTAAATCTGATTTAGAGGTCATTGAAGTCACGGAACCTCCCAAGAGAAAAGCTGGGGTTATTGTTTCTTCGGTGGATGAATTGATTGACAAACTTAAAAATGAGGCTCATGTCATTTGA